One part of the Glycine max cultivar Williams 82 chromosome 14, Glycine_max_v4.0, whole genome shotgun sequence genome encodes these proteins:
- the LOC100791695 gene encoding protein PHOSPHATE-INDUCED 1, whose translation MSTFMLKIFLLISIFQISFATRRLNELVQDQTQLLRYHNGPLLSGKISINLIWYGHFKPSQKAIVSDFITSLSPSSPHSTQPSVATWWKTTEKYYHHLSNTKKTSPLSIPLNKQILDENYSLGKSLTSKHLIQLASKGDHKNAINVVLTSADVAVEGFCTSRCGTHGSSSAGHAKNKNYKFAYIWVGNSEAQCPGQCAWPFHQPIYGPQSPPLVAPNNDVGIDGMVINLASLLAGTVTNPFGNGFYQGPAEAPLEAATACPGVYGKGAYPGYAGNLNVDSSTGASYNAHGANGRKYLLPALYDPATSSCSTLV comes from the coding sequence atgtCAACTTTCATGTTGAAAATCTTCCTTCTAATTTCCATCTTTCAAATCTCTTTCGCCACTAGGAGGTTGAATGAGTTAGTTCAGGACCAAACTCAGCTTCTTCGTTACCACAATGGCCCTCTTCTCTCTGGCAAAATCTCCATTAACCTCATTTGGTACGGCCACTTCAAACCTTCCCAGAAGGCAATAGTCTCCGATTTCATCACCTCGCTGTCACCCTCATCCCCTCACAGCACCCAACCATCCGTCGCCACGTGGTGGAAAACCACAGAAAAATACTACCACCACCTCAGTAATACTAAAAAAACCTCCCCTCTTTCAATTCCACTCAATAAACAGATTCTCGACGAAAACTACTCGCTCGGCAAATCCCTCACGAGCAAGCACCTCATTCAGCTAGCTTCAAAGGGTGACCACAAAAACGCCATCAACGTTGTGTTAACTTCCGCTGACGTGGCAGTTGAAGGTTTCTGCACGAGCCGATGTGGGACCCACGGTTCTTCCTCAGCGGGCCATGCAAAGAACAAGAACTACAAGTTCGCATACATATGGGTTGGGAATTCAGAGGCCCAATGCCCGGGCCAATGCGCGTGGCCGTTTCACCAGCCCATATATGGGCCTCAAAGCCCACCTCTTGTTGCGCCGAACAACGACGTGGGCATTGACGGAATGGTAATAAACCTGGCGAGCCTCTTGGCTGGGACCGTTACGAACCCGTTTGGCAACGGGTTCTATCAGGGCCCAGCCGAGGCTCCACTCGAAGCGGCTACGGCTTGCCCTGGGGTTTATGGCAAAGGGGCTTACCCTGGCTACGCTGGGAATTTGAACGTGGACTCTTCCACTGGTGCTAGCTATAATGCGCACGGTGCTAATGGAAGGAAGTACTTGCTTCCTGCTTTGTATGACCCTGCCACGTCATCGTGCTCCACCCTAGTGTGA